The proteins below are encoded in one region of Coffea arabica cultivar ET-39 chromosome 4c, Coffea Arabica ET-39 HiFi, whole genome shotgun sequence:
- the LOC113689203 gene encoding uncharacterized protein yields MDRQVIGRSRGRPTRQHPEAGGDREPEVDQDQGQEGVAGDRVATAIDRITEVLERLTDRQTTEPVHQPGGPVDSDDRALERFLKFGPPKFYGGSEPEVAEGWWERITEIFATLNYTEERKVTFATFQFEGAARSWWNLEKREDGFIRCKQGAMSVAEYEVQFTKLSRFAPELIATEQRRVRRFVQGLNVELQESLAVVRIDTFAEAVERAQRVEVARAQVKSFQSKKRFAPSSSREPTFGNAPPAKVGRGTSGVNSSGAPRGAQARGQGARNAGGRNIGARGGPIGRGQPRNRPQGGRSIVPQVTCAYCKKPGHSMDSCWKKQGRCLRCGSSEHQISGCPKVQEGTPQKARPNTSGGSRPTVPARVYAIDDQPVPDSSEVVEGTLPIFHRLAKVLIDPGATHSFVNPSFMSGIDVQPVRLPFDLEIKTPMGNRKVITSLAYKNCEFYIGEQKMLVDLIGLDIKGYDVIIGMDFLGHHHAKLDCRAKVVEFCIPGEATLRLDVKGRLASSAMISGIRARKMLSKGAQGFLAFLINTPSDQVKLEDVPVVREFPDVFPEKLKALPPEREVEFKIDMVPGTAPISRTPYRMAPAELKELKVQLQDLLEKGFVKESDSPWGAPRIFKKYLDQFVVVFIDDILIYSKTQEEHVKHLEIVLQILREHKLYAKFSKCEFWLEEISFLGHKVSKDGIAVDPAKVEAVMNWKRPETPTEIRSFLGLAGYYRRFIQDFSKIAGPMTELTKKGNKFIWTPKCESSFQELKRRLTSAPVLVLPDGDEGYAVYSDASGEGKANVVADALSRKAQIAGLMVKEWDMLEEISNWNPRLEKLKILFGNLSLKSPLLERIKEAQESDPVIQKNLEKVQKGEILDFKLGSEGVLRFRDRIVIPADEEIRKEILEESHRSKYTIHPGVTKMYHDVKSLYWWEGLKKDVAEYVQKCLTCQQVKAEHQKPSEIGQVVHRRDPKATWYSSEYRVRPRSKVCLAFLAEISRVFGDQVEI; encoded by the exons ATGGATcgccaagtgataggaaggagCCGGGGAAGACCCACTAGACAACACCCGGAAGCGGGTGGTGATAGGGAACCCGAGGTCGATCAAGACCAAGGGCAGGAAGGTGTGGCCGGAGACCGGGTGGCCACCGCAATTGACCGTATTACTGAAGTTCTCGAGCGATTGACTGATCGCCAAACCACTGAACCAGTGCATCAACCAGGAGGCCCAGTTGACTCCGATGATCGGGCACTggaaaggtttctgaaatttggACCTCCCAAATTTTATGGAGGATCCGAGCCGGAAGTGGCCGAAGGCTGGTGGGAGAGAATCACTGAGATTTTCGCCACCTTGAACTATACCGAGGAGCGAAAAGTGACTTTTGCTACCtttcagtttgagggagctGCTCGCTCCTGGTGGAATCTA gagaagagagaggatggTTTTATTAGATGCAAACAAGGGGCGATGAGTGTCGCCGAGTATGAAGTCCAGTTCACAAAGCTGTCACGCTTTGCACCTGAGTTGATAGCCACCGAGCAAAGGCGTGTTCGGAGGTTTGTacagggtttgaatgtggaaCTACAGGAAAGTTTAGCTGTTGTAAGGATAGATACCTTCGCTGAGGCTGTTGAAAGAGCGCAGCGAGTTGAAGTAGCCAGAGCTCAAGTGAAGTCTTTTCAGTCCAAGAAAAGATTTGCTCCTAGCAGTAGTCGGGAGCCGACTTTTGGAAATGCTCCACCGGCCAAAGTGGGTCGAGGAACTAGTGGAGTGAATAGTTCTGGAGCACCCCGAGGCGCCCAAGCAAGAGGACAAGGGGCCAGGAATGCAGGAGGACGAAATATTGGAGCTAGAGGGGGACCAATTGGAAGAGGACAACCTAGGAATCGGCCGCAAGGGGGTAGATCAATAGTTCCTCAAGTGACATGTGCTTATTGCAAGAAACCTGGTCATTCTATGGATAGTTGCTGGAAGAAGCAAGGAAGGTGCTTGAGATGTGGAAGTAGTGAGCACCAAATCTCAGGATGTCCAAAGGTGCAGGAAGGAACTCCTCAGAAAGCTAGACCAAACACTTCTGGAGGGAGCCGGCCAACAGTTCCTGCCAGAGTGTATGCTATAGATGATCAACCCGTACCTGATTCCTCGGAAGTTGTGGAAGGTACACTTCCAATTTTTCATAGATTAGCTAAAGTGTTAATTGACCCTGGTGCAACGCATTCATTTGTAAATCCATCTTTTATGTCTGGAATAGATGTGCAACCCGTTAGATTaccctttgatcttgaaattaAGACACCCATGGGTAATAGAAAGGTAATCACTAGCTTGGCCTATAAGAATTGTGAATTCTATATCGGAGAACAGAAAATGCTAGTGGATCTGATCGGTCTGGATATAAAAGGTTACGATGTTATCATAGGAATGGATTTCCTAGGCCATCATCATGCTAAGCTTGATTGCCGAGcgaaagtggtagaattttgTATACCTGGAGAAGCAACTTTGAGGTTAGATGTTAAAGGTAGGTTAGCATCTTCTGCCATGATCTCGGGAATACGGGCAAGGAAAATGTTATCtaaaggagctcaaggtttTCTAGCCTTTTTGATTAATACTCCCAGTGATCAGGTAAAGTTAGAGGATGTGCCAGTAGTgcgggaatttccggatgtttttcctgaaaaaTTAAAGGCTTTACCGCCAGAGAGAGAAGTGGAGTTTAAGATCGACATGGTGCCTGGAACGGCTCCGATCTCTAGGACCCCATATCGAATGGCTCCTGCTGAGCTTAAGGAGTTGAAGGTCCAATTACAAGACCTGTTGGAaaaaggttttgtgaaggaaagtGACTCACCATGGGGAGCACCc agaatttttaagaaataccTGGACCAATTTGTAGTAGTTTTCATAGATGATATTTTGATATACTCCAAGACTCAGGAGGAACACGTTAAACACTTGGAGATAGTATTGCAGATACTAAGAGAGCATAAGTTGTATGCAAAATTCagcaagtgcgagttttggttaGAAGAGATTTCTTTTTTAGGGCATAAGGTTTCCAAAGATGGAATTGCCGTGGATCCGGCAAAAGTTGAAGCTGTTATGAATTGGAAGCGGCCAGAAACTCCAACTGAAATCAGAAGTTTCTTGGGTTTAGCAGGTTATTATAGGCGAtttatccaggatttttcgaagaTTGCAGGACCTATGACCGAGTTAACCAAGAAAGGAAATAAGTTTATCTGGACTCCAAAATGCGagtcaagttttcaggagttaaagaggCGTTTAACATCCGCTCCTGTTTTGGTGTTACCTGACGGAGACGAAGGTTATGCCGTGTACTCCGATGCCTCTGGAGAAG gaaaagcaaatgtggtagctgacGCTTTAAGTAGAAAGGCCCAAATAGCGGGGTTGATGGTTAAAGAATGGGACATGCTAGAAGAAATAAGTAATTGGAACCCTCGCTTGGAGAAATTGAAGATATTATTTGGGAATCTATCTCTGAAATCACCATTACTAGAGCGTATTAAGGAGGCTCAGGAATCGGACCCGGTGATTCAGAAGAATTTggagaaagtgcaaaaaggggaaATTCTAGATTTTAAATTGGGATCTGAAGGTGTATTGAGGTTCCGAGATCGTATTGTGATTCCGGCAGATGAAGAGatcagaaaagaaattttggaagaatcaCATCGATCAAAGTATACCATACATCCGGGAGTGACCAAGATGTATCATGATGTGAAGAGTTTATATTGGTGGGAAGGTTTGAAAAAGGATGTGGCAGAGTATGTACAGAAATGTTTAACTTGTCAACAAGTAAAAGCAGAGCATCAGAAGCCCTCTG AAATTGgtcaagttgtacacagaagagatcCTAAGGCTACATGGTATTCCAGTGAGTATCGTGTCCGACCGAGATCCAAGGTTTGTCTCgcgtttttggcagaaatttcaagagtctttggggaccaagttgaaatTTAG